A stretch of Schistocerca nitens isolate TAMUIC-IGC-003100 chromosome 6, iqSchNite1.1, whole genome shotgun sequence DNA encodes these proteins:
- the LOC126263707 gene encoding uncharacterized protein LOC126263707: MEDKMAPVVAKVEGEGVELGSRTGAVDIGERSAVPAAPIYPTPYPSYYWPYYVPLAAPSQLARSDSTGAVTTVPYYYPYAYTYPYYTYPYAPVVAAAPVPTLRVLPAWKK, encoded by the exons ATGGAGGACAAGATGGCGCCTGTGGTGGCAAaggtggagggggaaggggtggAGCTCGGCTCCAGGACAGGCGCAGTCGACATCGGTGAGAGGAGCGCCGTCCCAGCAGCTCCCATTTACCC GACGCCGTACCCGTCCTACTACTGGCCGTACTACGTGCCCCTGGCAGCGCCGTCGCAGCTGGCCCGCTCGGACTCTACAGGAGCCGTGACTACAGTGCCCTACTACTACCCGTATGCCTACACGTATCCCTACTACACGTATCCGTACGCACCTGTAGTGGCGGCAGCACCCGTACCTACCCTTCGTGTGCTACCTGCCTGGAAAAAGTAA